The Camelina sativa cultivar DH55 chromosome 14, Cs, whole genome shotgun sequence genome includes a window with the following:
- the LOC104740315 gene encoding glyceraldehyde-3-phosphate dehydrogenase GAPCP2, chloroplastic isoform X2, whose amino-acid sequence MAFSSLLRSAATSAAAPRVELYPSSSYDHSQGTSSLGFSHNLTSSRFSGAAVSAGKSNARRVQPIKATATAAPPAVQRSRSSGKTKVGINGFGRIGRLVLRIATFRDDIEVVAVNDPFIDAKYMAYMFKYDSTHGNYKGTINVIDDSTLEINGKQVKVVSNRDPAEIPWEDLGAEYVVESSGVFTTVGKASAHLKGGAKKVIISAPSADAPMFVVGVNEKTYQPNMDIVSNASCTTNCLAPLAKVVHEEFGILEGLMTTVHATTATQKTVDGPSMKDWRGGRGASQNIIPSSTGAAKAVGKVLPELNGKLTGMAFRVPTANVSVVDLTCRLEKDASYEDVKAAIKFASEGPLRGILGYTEEDVVSNDFLGDSRSSIFDANAGIGLSKSFMKLVSWYDNEWGYSNRVLDLIEHMALVAASR is encoded by the exons ATGGCCTTCTCTTCTCTACTCAGATCTGCCGCCACTTCTGCCGCCGCTCCTCGTGTCGAGCTTTATCCATCGTCTTCATACGATCATTCTCAG GGCACTTCAAGTCTTGGATTCAGTCACAACCTGACCTCGTCCAGATTTTCTGGTGCTGCAGTTTCAGCTGG AAAAAGCAATGCTAGACGGGTACAACCTATCAAGGCCACTGCAACGGCAGCACCTCCTGCTGTTCAAA GGTCAAGGAGCAGCGGAAAGACAAAGGTCGGGATCAATG GTTTTGGTCGAATTGGAAGGCTGGTCCTCCGCATCGCAACCTTTAGGGATGATATTGAGGTTGTAGCTGTCAATGATCCATTCATTGACGCCAAGTACATG GCTTACATGTTTAAGTATGATTCTACTCATGGAAATTACAAAGGAACCATCAATGTAATTGATGATTCTACTTTGGAGATCAATGGAAAACAGGTCAAAGTTGTCAGCAATAG AGACCCAGCTGAAATCCCGTGGGAAGATCTTGGAGCTGAGTATGTTGTTGAGTCTTCAGGGGTATTCACCACTGTTGGAAAAGCATCAGCACATTTGAAG GGTGGTGCCAAGAAAGTCATCATTTCTGCCCCTTCCGCGGACGCGCCCATGTTTGTTGTTGGAGTAAACGAGAAGACATACCAACCAAACATGGATATAGTCTCCAATGCAAGCTGTACCACCAATTGTCTGGCACCTCTTGCCAAG GTGGTGCATGAGGAATTTGGTATTCTTGAAGGCTTGATGACAACAGTCCACGCAACCACAG CTACTCAGAAAACTGTGGACGGCCCATCAATGAAGGACTGGAGAGGAGGCCGAGGCGCCAGTCAAAACATCATTCCTAGCTCAACCGGTGCTGCAAAG GCTGTAGGTAAGGTCCTTCCAGAACTCAATGGAAAACTAACGGGAATGGCGTTCCGTGTTCCAACAGCAAATGTTTCTGTTGTGGATTTAACTTGTCGACTTGAGAAGGATGCATCGTATGAAGACGTTAAGGCAGCCATAAA GTTTGCATCAGAAGGACCACTTAGGGGCATTCTTGGGTATACAGAAGAAGATGTCGTCTCTAACGATTTTTTAGGAGATTCAAG GTCAAGTATCTTTGATGCAAATGCTGGGATTGGGTTAAGCAAGTCCTTCATGAAACTTGTCTCCTGGTATGACAACGAATGGGGTTACAG CAACCGAGTCCTCGACCTGATAGAGCACATGGCGTTAGTTGCAGCCAGCCGCTAA
- the LOC104740315 gene encoding glyceraldehyde-3-phosphate dehydrogenase GAPCP2, chloroplastic isoform X1: protein MAFSSLLRSAATSAAAPRVELYPSSSYDHSQGTSSLGFSHNLTSSRFSGAAVSAGSASSLLKSNARRVQPIKATATAAPPAVQRSRSSGKTKVGINGFGRIGRLVLRIATFRDDIEVVAVNDPFIDAKYMAYMFKYDSTHGNYKGTINVIDDSTLEINGKQVKVVSNRDPAEIPWEDLGAEYVVESSGVFTTVGKASAHLKGGAKKVIISAPSADAPMFVVGVNEKTYQPNMDIVSNASCTTNCLAPLAKVVHEEFGILEGLMTTVHATTATQKTVDGPSMKDWRGGRGASQNIIPSSTGAAKAVGKVLPELNGKLTGMAFRVPTANVSVVDLTCRLEKDASYEDVKAAIKFASEGPLRGILGYTEEDVVSNDFLGDSRSSIFDANAGIGLSKSFMKLVSWYDNEWGYSNRVLDLIEHMALVAASR, encoded by the exons ATGGCCTTCTCTTCTCTACTCAGATCTGCCGCCACTTCTGCCGCCGCTCCTCGTGTCGAGCTTTATCCATCGTCTTCATACGATCATTCTCAG GGCACTTCAAGTCTTGGATTCAGTCACAACCTGACCTCGTCCAGATTTTCTGGTGCTGCAGTTTCAGCTGGGTCAGCTTCATCTTTACT AAAAAGCAATGCTAGACGGGTACAACCTATCAAGGCCACTGCAACGGCAGCACCTCCTGCTGTTCAAA GGTCAAGGAGCAGCGGAAAGACAAAGGTCGGGATCAATG GTTTTGGTCGAATTGGAAGGCTGGTCCTCCGCATCGCAACCTTTAGGGATGATATTGAGGTTGTAGCTGTCAATGATCCATTCATTGACGCCAAGTACATG GCTTACATGTTTAAGTATGATTCTACTCATGGAAATTACAAAGGAACCATCAATGTAATTGATGATTCTACTTTGGAGATCAATGGAAAACAGGTCAAAGTTGTCAGCAATAG AGACCCAGCTGAAATCCCGTGGGAAGATCTTGGAGCTGAGTATGTTGTTGAGTCTTCAGGGGTATTCACCACTGTTGGAAAAGCATCAGCACATTTGAAG GGTGGTGCCAAGAAAGTCATCATTTCTGCCCCTTCCGCGGACGCGCCCATGTTTGTTGTTGGAGTAAACGAGAAGACATACCAACCAAACATGGATATAGTCTCCAATGCAAGCTGTACCACCAATTGTCTGGCACCTCTTGCCAAG GTGGTGCATGAGGAATTTGGTATTCTTGAAGGCTTGATGACAACAGTCCACGCAACCACAG CTACTCAGAAAACTGTGGACGGCCCATCAATGAAGGACTGGAGAGGAGGCCGAGGCGCCAGTCAAAACATCATTCCTAGCTCAACCGGTGCTGCAAAG GCTGTAGGTAAGGTCCTTCCAGAACTCAATGGAAAACTAACGGGAATGGCGTTCCGTGTTCCAACAGCAAATGTTTCTGTTGTGGATTTAACTTGTCGACTTGAGAAGGATGCATCGTATGAAGACGTTAAGGCAGCCATAAA GTTTGCATCAGAAGGACCACTTAGGGGCATTCTTGGGTATACAGAAGAAGATGTCGTCTCTAACGATTTTTTAGGAGATTCAAG GTCAAGTATCTTTGATGCAAATGCTGGGATTGGGTTAAGCAAGTCCTTCATGAAACTTGTCTCCTGGTATGACAACGAATGGGGTTACAG CAACCGAGTCCTCGACCTGATAGAGCACATGGCGTTAGTTGCAGCCAGCCGCTAA